A section of the Rummeliibacillus pycnus genome encodes:
- a CDS encoding YlmC/YmxH family sporulation protein — MLLSELADKELIQIKDGVRCGLLAETECLLNVKTGQIYGFEIVNKGYRLPFQSKENKVQSFIPWTEISLIGEDRILFKKTQPLSAGYTK, encoded by the coding sequence ATGCTCTTATCGGAGCTTGCAGACAAAGAGTTAATTCAGATCAAAGATGGTGTTCGCTGCGGTCTTCTCGCAGAAACTGAGTGTTTACTTAATGTTAAAACAGGGCAAATTTATGGATTTGAAATAGTTAATAAAGGCTATCGATTACCTTTTCAATCAAAAGAAAACAAAGTACAATCATTTATTCCGTGGACTGAAATATCGTTGATTGGAGAAGATCGTATTTTATTTAAAAAAACACAGCCCTTATCAGCGGGGTATACAAAATGA
- a CDS encoding M16 family metallopeptidase yields the protein MVTKFICQNGVRILVENLPYVRSVSMGIWVNVGSENESAEENGITHFIEHMLFKGTYSRTAKEIAESFDRIGGQLNAFTSKENTCYYAVTLDHHAIEAITMLADMFFHSKFEETDIERERQVIYEEMAMVEDTPDDDVDERLWSVMYPNHSMGAPILGTEETLSTFTKEKIESYIYENYTPDKVVISVAGNISNELVDKMISLFGQFTNSTHQTNKISKIPMFVPGKTIKESNTEQSHLVLGYEGLTVKDPDLVSLLVVNNILGDTTSSRLFQKVREEKALAYSIFSYYSAYEYAGAFMIYGGTSPDKLTTLEETILEITENIVNDGVSKIEIQYAKEQLESNLLLGLETSNDFMNRNAKNELIYGEERTVNQTLQELYDVNEESVNRVIQNLLTKTYASSVIKPAKGI from the coding sequence TTGGTAACAAAATTTATATGTCAAAATGGTGTGCGTATTTTAGTTGAAAACTTACCCTATGTTCGATCTGTATCAATGGGAATTTGGGTAAATGTTGGATCTGAAAACGAAAGTGCTGAAGAGAATGGCATTACGCATTTTATTGAACATATGCTATTTAAGGGTACATACAGTAGAACTGCAAAAGAAATTGCAGAATCGTTTGACAGAATTGGTGGACAGTTAAATGCTTTCACTTCAAAGGAAAATACATGTTATTATGCAGTTACGCTAGATCACCACGCTATTGAAGCGATTACAATGTTAGCAGATATGTTTTTCCATTCTAAATTTGAAGAAACTGACATCGAAAGAGAAAGACAAGTAATCTATGAGGAAATGGCGATGGTAGAAGATACACCTGATGATGATGTAGATGAACGACTGTGGAGTGTAATGTATCCAAATCATTCAATGGGAGCACCTATTTTAGGAACAGAAGAAACATTATCAACTTTTACTAAAGAGAAAATTGAATCATATATCTATGAAAATTACACCCCGGATAAAGTTGTGATCTCAGTTGCTGGAAATATTTCAAACGAGTTAGTCGATAAAATGATTTCACTATTCGGTCAGTTCACAAATTCTACTCATCAAACCAATAAAATTAGTAAGATACCAATGTTTGTTCCTGGAAAAACAATTAAAGAGAGTAACACAGAACAATCACATCTAGTCTTAGGGTACGAGGGATTGACAGTAAAAGACCCTGATTTAGTAAGTTTACTTGTAGTCAACAACATTTTAGGGGATACGACTTCCTCAAGACTATTTCAGAAAGTACGAGAGGAAAAGGCTTTAGCTTATTCCATTTTCTCCTATTATTCTGCATATGAATATGCAGGTGCTTTTATGATTTACGGTGGTACTTCACCAGATAAGCTTACTACATTAGAGGAAACAATTCTTGAAATAACAGAGAACATAGTAAATGATGGCGTATCGAAAATCGAGATTCAGTATGCGAAAGAACAATTAGAAAGCAATTTATTATTGGGACTTGAAACATCAAATGATTTCATGAATCGTAATGCGAAAAATGAACTCATTTATGGTGAAGAAAGAACAGTCAATCAGACTTTACAGGAACTATATGATGTTAACGAGGAGAGCGTTAATCGAGTTATTCAAAATTTGTTAACAAAAACATATGCAAGTTCTGTTATTAAGCCAGCTAAGGGGATTTAA